The DNA region ATGGCCGCTGCTGCAGTTATTATCGCCCCATTAGCCGTATTATTCATTTCCATGCAGAAGTTTATTGTAAAAGGCGTGGCCACTACGGGTTTAAAGTAAGCGATATACCATTAAAAAAAACGAGGTGAAACCATTGAAAAGTAAATTCATTAAAAGTGTTCTCGTGGCATCAAGTTTGGTTATGGTACTTGCAGGTTGCGGGCAAGGAGCTTCGTCTTCCACTACATCACAGCAAAATAACAAGCAGGGAAATCCGGTGGAGATTGAGTTTTGGTACGGCAATAGCGGCGTGATCGGGGAAACTACCAAAGATCTGGTCGAACAATTTAATCAATCGCAAGATGAAGTGAAGGTTAATGCGGTGTTCCAGGAAAGTACGAATAATATCGGCAAGAAATTATTGACGGCAATTGTGGGCAATGCTGTACCGGATGTTGTTCAGTTGAACGCCAGATTCTGGCCGGCTTTTGCTTACAATAAAGCATTGCTGCCGCTTGACCCTTATATTCAAAATGATCCGGAGTTTAACTACAGCGATTTTGTGGACAGCTTTGTAGACAACACTTTAATCGAAGGAAAGACATACACCATTCCCTTCAACCGGAGTACACCGATCTTGTATTACAACAAAGATATCGTGAAGGAGATCGGGCTTGATCTGGAGCACCCGGTAACCACTTGGGATGAAATGATGGCCGCCGCGAAGAAAGCGACCGTCGTTAAAGATGGGAAGACAGAACGATTCGGCTATGCTTCATTGCTGCCGCCCCTCTACTACTACTCGTTGATGTGGTCCAATGGCGGAGATATTCTTAGCCCGGATCAAAAGGATGTTGTGATCGATCAAGCGCCAGCGATTCAAGGTCTGGAAATGTACCGGAAAATGATATATGACGATAAAATCATGATGCAGCCTCTCGGCGGGAATAGAGACGGCGATCAGGAAATGATCAATTTTCAAAACGGCAAGGTAGCTTTCTTGCTGGCCTCGACAGGAGACCTGAACCAGATCCAAAACAATGTCAAGTTTAAGCTTGGCGTCGATTTTGTGCCAAAGTTTAAAGAATATGCTGTTCCTTCGACTTCCGGGGGGAATCTCGCTATTGTGGCGAAGGC from Paenibacillus sp. JNUCC-31 includes:
- a CDS encoding ABC transporter substrate-binding protein, giving the protein MKPLKSKFIKSVLVASSLVMVLAGCGQGASSSTTSQQNNKQGNPVEIEFWYGNSGVIGETTKDLVEQFNQSQDEVKVNAVFQESTNNIGKKLLTAIVGNAVPDVVQLNARFWPAFAYNKALLPLDPYIQNDPEFNYSDFVDSFVDNTLIEGKTYTIPFNRSTPILYYNKDIVKEIGLDLEHPVTTWDEMMAAAKKATVVKDGKTERFGYASLLPPLYYYSLMWSNGGDILSPDQKDVVIDQAPAIQGLEMYRKMIYDDKIMMQPLGGNRDGDQEMINFQNGKVAFLLASTGDLNQIQNNVKFKLGVDFVPKFKEYAVPSTSGGNLAIVAKAPKEKQDAAWKFIKFLTDKQQTIYFAQHTGYMPIRKSAIEAPEMVKFYEENPFFKTTVDQLPYGRGIPVVPDFEKIETEIQNALGKTYAENVPAQESMKEAADKIRELLKK